The DNA segment tcttttcccttgagctggccgaaccactcaatacccatacctatcatgcacctacaagatcaacaccactcttaggaggatcttgctcactctcattcattgcttccgccccatactctacattgattcaagaagaacttcatgaaaatgccatcaacATGCTTCATTGTCATTCATCATTTATAGAAGAAATTCAAACCAAAACATTGAAGAAGGAGAACATGTCATGCGCATGGAAGATATTTTTCCATTAGAAAATGTTTTAagtttgttttaatatattaaggTTTTATGTATTCAATTAATTTATTCTTGATATATTTCCAGAATAGGATAATTGATTATCAATTTTGATaatgaattaaaacaaaaaatcaacAAATGAGTTTTGACTAGTCTTTTAGAATAATTGAGTAACATGTTTAATAATAAGTCAATATGTTCTTaagtttttccaaaaacattgaagaaaaaaataactgATTATTGAGATCataatcaatttaaataaagaGCATGTTTGTCTGAAACTCATTTTCTTATAAGAATAATCCATtaacaacataaaacaattgattaaatgtatctaaatcaatttttaaacaaCTTTTCGAAACTTCTATAAATTGAATCTTTGGTTCAATCTGAGATAACATATATTATACTTTACAAAGAATGATTAGGAACATTTAGAGAGATTAATCTGAGTTATTTTCATTTGCTTCAATAGTGTATCCAAGaattttaaagaaatgtttaaaCTCTCTTTTAGTTTGTCAAAGAGTTTTTAAGGTTGCGTATTGGTACTAAAATTCTTAtagtatttgtttttttttttgtgcatATGGtaatatagttttattattGTGTTAGTGGATTAATTCGAGATTATGTCATCTCGAAAGTTTTTCGAGGGTGGTTTGTTGATTTTCTATTGGTGTGGTCCAAGAGTTGGACATATCCTCCCTGAGTGTATTGAGGAGTTGATCTACTTTTGTTTATGTTCTCGCCGGCTGACCTGGATCGGACCTTGATGGTGGACTTCGGGTTGACTTTTCtcttttgttgttgttgctttGGGATGCTAATAATTCACAGTGAGGAGAGCTCCACTTGTTGACAagactctgacgatcaagttagtgagAGCATATAACTATGAGTATCTAAATATAGAGTATCTGTATGGGTGTAGTATCATTAGATTGAAACTTACCTTTGTTTAGGGTTTCGAGGCCCTTTTATAGCCTTCGTAGATCTCACTTCAGGAGTTCATAaacataaagatattttgtCAATATGTTCCCTTTATTTTAGGGGTGCAAGTAGAACATTATTTCTAACTGTTTATTTTCATTGAACCTCAAAGTAATATTTGTGCCTAGCTCATATGTTATTCCTtctgttgtttttattttaattatctttttaatataGACTGTCAGTTGTTTGGGCCCACTTCTTGACGTATTATTATCTTGGGTCGAGTTAAGTATTTTGTCCTTATAGACCTGACTAATGAGGATAACAAGTTTAGGTGTTTGGGTCGGACCCCAAACACGTCCGACTAGTACAATTTCTTATCTTATATATGTCGAGTGTTTGTCATAGACACATAAATATACTTGATTTTAGTTGTTTTAAGGTTGAATATTTAAGACTAAATGTAGAATCCATTGTGATCTAGATCggtatatattttgtttaatttttctaatcctttttctaatttttacatattattcttgtgtattgatttttttatatattatctttATCATTCTTATTACACATTCAtttgcatttatttattttaattagatttAATTTAAGAAGTAATTAATCTTTTTAGCATATATTCAAAACCAATTCATCCTCTTGCTTAAAATGAGTGAAATGAGTAGCAGTGGTAATTTTGTTTCCACAAAAAGTAAAGATTAACGGTGAGAATGAGACGAATTGGCACCTCCGCCACGGCATTCTTTTATTTGACTTTACCGTTAACGAGAATGAGAATTATAGAATTCCCCTTTCAAAAGTGATAACCTAGAGAGAACAGTACACACAGAAGAGAACAGAAGAGAAGATGCCCAAAAGAGCAcgttaagaaaataaaaaaaagaaatgtctgaaagaaaaagaaagcacCGAACTAACCCCATGTGCCCTTCCTTCCAAGACATCCAAAGCACATTCCCACCACCATCATTCAGTAGCTGGCACTAAGATTACGCACCAACAAACACCATAGCAGAATTTAATTAAGCCTTTCTCTCAAAATCCCTCTCCCTTTCTACTTCCCAACCAAGATGCCTGAAATGGATGGTTCCTCCGCCAAACCCCCCCAAATCTCAGAAATGTTCCAGAAATTCGCCCTCGCTTTCAAGACCAAAACCTTCGAATTCTTCTCCGACGAAAACGTTTCTCCCCTTGACGACATCGACGGTTTCTCTCTCCTCGACTCCACCGAAGAGATCATTCCCGACCAAAAAGTCGTCGTCATCAAACCCGACCCCGATCCCTCCCACAATTTCGATCCGCCTCCGCACTCTCCGCCTCCGCAATCCCCGCCACCGCAATCCCCGCCTCCGCAATCCCCGCCAGAATCTCGAAATCCGCCGCCGCAGATCCCTCCTCCGGCCATCGAGTCTCCCGAGCCCGAAAAGGCGCCGCCGTTAACCGAAGCTCAGATCAAAGAAACGGCACACGCCCTGACCTCTTCGGTCTTTGCTGCCGTCTCCGCCTTCGAAGCTTCCTACTTCCAGCTCCAGAGCGCGCACGTGCCGTTCGTGGAGGAGCACGTGATGAGTGCGGACAAGGTGTTGGTTTCGCATCTGCAGAGGCTCTCGGAACTGAAGAAATTTTACCTCGCTCCCGAACATCGTGGTTTTCCATTCGGTTCGTGTTTGGAAGCCGAAGTGGAGGAGAATCAGAGCAAATTGAGAACCCTCGGCACCGTCTCGAACCGCTTGCAATGGGAGCTGGAGCAGAAGCATGACGAGGTGGTAGCCCTGAGAGTCAAACTCGACGAGATTCACAGGGGTAACGTGACTTTGTCTAAGAAGCTTTGTACTAGCGCTTTGAGCCCCTCTTCTGATGTCTTGTTAACTGTTAAGGTGTTCGATTTATTGTTGCACGATGCTTCTAGAGCGACACATAGGTTTACCAAGATTTTAATCGGTTTGATGAGGAAAGCAGGGTGGGATTTGGGCTTAGCGGCCAACGCGGTTCATCCCAATGTTGATTATTCCAAGAAAGGTCACAACCAGTACGCGCTTCTGTCCTACGTTTGTTTAGGGATGTTTCATGGTTTTGACTCCTTAAATTTTGGAATGGAAGAAACAGTGTCCAACGAACAAGTTTGTTCGGATGTGGACAAAAGAGATAGTTGTTTGAAGCATCTGCTTGAGCATGTGTCTAGCAATCCCATGGATTTGTTGGGTATTCACCCTGGTTGTGAGTTTTCGCGGTTTTGCGAACACAAGTATGAGAAGCTCATTCATCCATCGATGGAGTCGTCCATTTTTGTCAATTTGGAGGAGAAGGAGGCTGTGTTGAACTCGTGGCGGTCCTTGAGTATGTTTTATGAGGCGTTTGTTGGAATGGCGAGTGCCATTTGGACACTGCATAAGTTGTCCTACACGTTTGAACCCGCAGTTGAGATTTTTCAAGTGGAAAGAGGTGTGGAGTTTTCTATGATATACATGGAAGATGTGACAAAGAGGTTGACCTGGCCAAACAAGGGGAGGGCCAAGGTGGGATTCACTGTGCTTCCTGGTTTTAAAATTGGCAGGGTAGTTATTCAATCGCAGGTTTATATAGGTAGTTTCAGATGTACAGAGAAGTCTTGAAGTTGCGGGCAGTGTTTTATGAGACTACTATGTGTAGGAGTTAAATGAATCCTGTTGATAGTTCAGGGGTTTGTTTATCCCCTTAAGAGGAATCCACCAGTGTTTTGCCAGAATTTATCTAAAGACGCCTGGATTGGAAAGACGATGCTAATGTTGCTCTATATTCCTGATGATGTCTGCTTCTTTGTTTGATGCCGAAGCAGGAGCAGTAACAATGATTTCAAGTTGTTCAGTATTTGGTGCCAACACAATGAGGATCAGTAGTATTTTGTTGGTATTTATTTATCTCTTTCTGCTTTCCTCCCAGTTTTGCTTCTTTTATGTTTGTTTTAGGTCACTTGTGTAGAGTTAACTGTACAGAATATTCCTCTCATTCTCGGTACAATAACAACAAATACATCAGTAAATTGTGCATGTATCACTTATTACTTATATATGACAAATGACATTGGCTTTCTCAATACTCAATAGAAACTCTTTGGCTCTCCAGTCTCCAGCATATGAAAATAGTATCTTACAAAACTTCTACAAGACATAATTGTAATATAAATTTCTCTTAGAATGGATGAGTGTTGTCTCCTCAAATCAGCTTGGTTGATTAAGCTGCAGACATGAATTGTGAGTGCACAGGTACGATCTCCTACACTATCCTCATTGGAGGGCCTGTTAACAGAATCAATTAATGTGATTTAGGGCCTACAATTGATTACTTTCTGATGAgaactttttaattataaatcctACTATTAAGACAGTTTTAAGGCTAGAATTTGAGGTTCTGTTATGGTTATAGATTCTTATTGATAAGTTCATTCAAAGTAGATCTTAATAAACTACTTTTACCTTGTATTTATTTGTAGTTGGGCCCAGCTTTTCCCTAAGTGAACTGAGTCAACTGATTAAACCTGGAAAATCGGGAGCAAATCCTTAGCCGTCAATCAAGGCTCCAAAACCAAACTTTCCAACCAGCCAAACCTTAAAGTGATTGAATTGGTATTTTGAAAAAGTAATTAGAAAAATTCGATTTGAACCAATTTGGAGCTTAAATTGAATGATAAAATAGTGCAGCACTCACCTGTTCGAATGAAAATCTGGTGAACTAGAACTAGTAAGGTAAGGAGGAGTCTTAGTATATTTTGTGTTAAATGAAAGTCTAATATCAAGTTCAAAAAGTGCTTGTTGATTTGGTATATGAGATCCTCATAGCTTTTAGGTGTTTTATAATTCGATGTTCACTCACTACAAGGCAAGCGTTTActtaattttcctttttatacATGTTTCACTCAATATTTAATGCTGGACTTCGAAAGACTATGCAGCATACTGGTTATTCCTTGTTTTACCACGCGGACTTTGGAAGACGACTATACATAAAGGTTGGTTGGTTAGTTTAAATCTTCTCAGGTTgactttattataatatatttatctttttttacaTAGTTAGAATTTcggtttaaatatgtttttgtccCTTAtgaagtattgaattttgttgttaattcctagtaatttttatttaatattttcatccCTAATGAACTCTTTTTTCGTTTTTATTCCAAAAGCTGTTTCAATAGTACTTTTGAATAgtgaaataaaaagaaagtgTTCTGGAgccaaaaaaagaaataaaaatttattagggGTGAAAAAGTTCAAAAAAAGTTGTGAAggacaaaaaagaaaaacaaaaccgATAATttattagagataaaaatatacttaatcctaaaatttatattatgtttaacatattgttaaaaaaaactatattataaGGGATGATATAtagaatatataatataaactaaataGGTCCACTTTATTAGCTAAAAACAAATcagaataatttaaattagaCGTTTAGTGTAACAATTTTCTTACACTTTGAAAAGAGGATAAAGTGGTTGGTGAGTTTATTTGC comes from the Phaseolus vulgaris cultivar G19833 chromosome 8, P. vulgaris v2.0, whole genome shotgun sequence genome and includes:
- the LOC137825559 gene encoding protein GRAVITROPIC IN THE LIGHT 1 — encoded protein: MPEMDGSSAKPPQISEMFQKFALAFKTKTFEFFSDENVSPLDDIDGFSLLDSTEEIIPDQKVVVIKPDPDPSHNFDPPPHSPPPQSPPPQSPPPQSPPESRNPPPQIPPPAIESPEPEKAPPLTEAQIKETAHALTSSVFAAVSAFEASYFQLQSAHVPFVEEHVMSADKVLVSHLQRLSELKKFYLAPEHRGFPFGSCLEAEVEENQSKLRTLGTVSNRLQWELEQKHDEVVALRVKLDEIHRGNVTLSKKLCTSALSPSSDVLLTVKVFDLLLHDASRATHRFTKILIGLMRKAGWDLGLAANAVHPNVDYSKKGHNQYALLSYVCLGMFHGFDSLNFGMEETVSNEQVCSDVDKRDSCLKHLLEHVSSNPMDLLGIHPGCEFSRFCEHKYEKLIHPSMESSIFVNLEEKEAVLNSWRSLSMFYEAFVGMASAIWTLHKLSYTFEPAVEIFQVERGVEFSMIYMEDVTKRLTWPNKGRAKVGFTVLPGFKIGRVVIQSQVYIGSFRCTEKS